The following proteins are co-located in the Hydrogenophaga sp. RAC07 genome:
- a CDS encoding S8 family serine peptidase — protein MWMLLLHAAPPIGWLPLDGAPWVGQARADDGDDGGDGDDGSASDGGASSAGSDAGTGGQDTDPGPRVPELPVQADGFSATELIALDPSPAALQRAAQWGARVVETSVQAGLGVRVVRLRLPQGIDARTALAVTNERDPGVFDLHHFYQLDQAEAAGCEGASCEPMQRMDWPAANARCGRGQTIGIVDSGVNTGLSALRGADLRVRRFVTDANATTDASHGTAVATLLVGQPGAGLPGLLPRASLRAAEPFFRLPSGTLVADALGLVKSLDWLVGNGAGVIGMSLTGPPNRVLQAAIERVQARGVLVVASVGNGGRNAAPAHPAALDGVLGATALSADLRIYWRANQGDTVDFALPGVALPAPDAEGIVRPRSGTSYAVPFLVAQLSQSLHEGLLSRADWQGGRAVPVTDLGAAGRDPVFGWGLPKVAVRCG, from the coding sequence ATGTGGATGCTGTTGCTGCACGCCGCACCTCCGATCGGCTGGCTGCCGCTGGACGGTGCGCCCTGGGTGGGCCAGGCCCGCGCCGACGACGGAGACGATGGCGGCGATGGAGATGACGGCAGCGCCAGCGATGGTGGCGCGTCGTCCGCGGGCAGCGATGCGGGCACCGGCGGCCAGGACACCGACCCCGGGCCGCGCGTGCCCGAGCTGCCCGTGCAGGCCGATGGTTTCAGCGCCACGGAGCTGATCGCGCTCGACCCCAGCCCCGCCGCACTGCAGCGCGCCGCGCAGTGGGGTGCACGCGTGGTGGAGACCAGCGTGCAAGCCGGTCTGGGCGTGCGTGTGGTGCGCCTGCGCTTGCCGCAGGGCATCGACGCGCGAACCGCGCTGGCCGTGACCAACGAACGCGACCCGGGCGTGTTTGACCTGCACCACTTCTACCAGTTGGACCAGGCAGAGGCCGCCGGCTGCGAAGGCGCGAGTTGCGAGCCCATGCAGCGCATGGACTGGCCGGCGGCCAACGCGCGCTGTGGTCGGGGCCAGACCATCGGCATCGTCGATTCGGGTGTGAACACCGGGCTGTCCGCGCTGCGCGGCGCCGACCTGCGGGTGCGCCGCTTCGTGACCGACGCAAACGCGACCACCGACGCGTCCCACGGCACCGCGGTGGCCACGCTGCTGGTGGGCCAACCCGGCGCCGGTTTGCCGGGGCTGCTGCCGCGCGCCAGCCTGCGGGCGGCGGAGCCGTTTTTCCGCCTGCCATCGGGCACGCTGGTGGCCGACGCGCTGGGTTTGGTGAAAAGCCTGGACTGGCTGGTGGGCAACGGTGCCGGCGTGATCGGCATGAGCCTGACCGGCCCGCCCAACCGTGTGCTGCAGGCGGCCATCGAGCGGGTGCAGGCGCGCGGCGTGCTGGTGGTGGCCTCGGTGGGCAACGGCGGGCGTAACGCGGCGCCGGCGCACCCGGCCGCGCTCGACGGTGTGCTCGGCGCCACCGCGCTGTCGGCCGATCTGCGCATTTACTGGCGCGCCAACCAGGGCGACACGGTGGACTTTGCACTGCCGGGCGTGGCCTTGCCCGCGCCCGACGCTGAAGGCATCGTGCGTCCGCGCAGCGGCACCTCGTACGCCGTGCCGTTTCTGGTGGCGCAGCTCTCGCAGTCGCTGCACGAGGGACTGCTCTCGCGCGCCGACTGGCAGGGTGGGCGCGCCGTGCCGGTCACCGATCTGGGTGCGGCCGGGCGCGACCCGGTGTTTGGCTGGGGCTTGCCCAAAGTGGCGGTGCGCTGCGGCTGA
- a CDS encoding RNA polymerase sigma factor: MLESDPRAQIISLLPRLRRFASGLTHDGHMADDLVQTACLKALERWHQYQADTSLASWMFRIVQTTWLDDYRTRQRQKTDADTDALPDMEGEDGRQVVERRSDLRAVRTALAQLPDDQRAVLMLVTVDGMSYQEAALALDIPMGTVMSRLSRARIKLADALGRQGG; encoded by the coding sequence ATGCTCGAGTCCGACCCCCGCGCCCAGATCATCAGCCTGCTGCCCCGCTTGCGCCGATTCGCCAGCGGGCTCACGCACGACGGCCACATGGCCGACGACCTGGTGCAGACCGCCTGCCTGAAGGCGCTGGAGCGCTGGCACCAGTACCAGGCCGACACCAGCCTGGCGAGCTGGATGTTCCGCATCGTGCAGACCACCTGGCTCGACGATTACCGCACCCGGCAACGCCAGAAAACCGACGCCGACACCGACGCGTTGCCCGACATGGAAGGCGAAGATGGACGCCAGGTGGTGGAGCGGCGCAGCGACCTGCGCGCGGTGCGCACAGCCCTGGCGCAGCTGCCGGACGACCAGCGTGCGGTGCTGATGCTGGTCACCGTGGACGGGATGTCGTACCAGGAGGCTGCGCTGGCGCTCGACATCCCCATGGGCACGGTGATGAGCCGGCTTTCGCGCGCCCGCATCAAGCTGGCCGACGCGCTGGGAAGGCAAGGAGGCTGA
- a CDS encoding MFS transporter has product MKTDVQKHAVWWLVLLAAAGTFALTMGTRQTMGFFLSPLNTATGLGVGSISLAFAFGQLWWGLTQPFAGAVADRIGAGRVLLAGVMLVALGTFITPLMTSTWGLILAIGVLSAGGAGMAGPSVLMAATTRLMPAERRGMATGIVNAGGSFGQFLMAPLAAALTLGLGWAGALQALALIVLLALPAAWVLRGPGPAPTAGAAPAPVSLPAGEAIRKALANPSYLLLSAGFFVCGFHVAFLATHLPGVVAACGLPAPVGAWALGIIGLFNIIGSLAMGWAVGRWRMKSLLSLVYATRAVAVLIFLLAPKTEAVMLTFAAVMGLTFLSTVPPTVGLVAKFFGTGNMAMLFGLVMLSHQVGGFLGAWLGGQVFEATGNYDWVWYIDIVLAVGAALIHLPIREAVVVWPRPA; this is encoded by the coding sequence ATGAAGACTGATGTTCAAAAACACGCCGTGTGGTGGCTGGTGCTGTTGGCCGCCGCCGGCACCTTTGCGCTCACCATGGGCACGCGCCAGACCATGGGCTTTTTCCTCTCGCCGCTGAACACCGCCACCGGACTGGGTGTGGGCAGCATCAGCCTGGCGTTCGCCTTCGGTCAGCTCTGGTGGGGGCTCACGCAGCCGTTCGCCGGCGCCGTGGCCGACCGCATCGGTGCCGGGCGTGTGCTGCTCGCGGGTGTGATGCTGGTGGCCCTGGGCACTTTCATCACGCCGCTCATGACGAGCACCTGGGGCCTGATCCTGGCCATCGGTGTGCTCTCGGCCGGTGGCGCCGGCATGGCCGGACCCTCGGTGCTGATGGCTGCGACCACGCGCCTGATGCCGGCCGAGCGGCGCGGCATGGCCACCGGCATCGTGAACGCGGGCGGCTCGTTCGGCCAGTTCTTGATGGCGCCGCTGGCCGCGGCACTCACGCTGGGTCTGGGTTGGGCCGGCGCCCTGCAGGCGCTGGCGCTGATCGTGTTGCTGGCGCTGCCCGCCGCCTGGGTGTTGCGCGGGCCCGGCCCGGCGCCCACCGCCGGCGCAGCGCCCGCGCCGGTGTCATTGCCCGCAGGCGAAGCCATCCGCAAGGCACTGGCCAACCCGAGCTACCTGCTGCTCTCCGCCGGCTTCTTCGTCTGCGGTTTCCACGTGGCCTTTCTCGCCACGCACCTGCCCGGTGTGGTGGCCGCGTGCGGCCTGCCCGCACCGGTGGGCGCCTGGGCGCTCGGCATCATCGGCTTGTTCAACATCATCGGCAGCCTGGCCATGGGCTGGGCCGTGGGCCGCTGGCGCATGAAGTCGCTGCTCTCGCTGGTGTACGCCACGCGCGCGGTGGCTGTGTTGATCTTCCTGCTGGCACCCAAGACCGAAGCGGTGATGCTCACCTTCGCCGCCGTGATGGGCCTGACCTTCCTGTCCACCGTTCCGCCCACGGTGGGGCTGGTCGCCAAGTTTTTCGGCACCGGCAACATGGCCATGTTGTTCGGACTCGTGATGCTGTCGCACCAGGTCGGTGGTTTCCTCGGCGCGTGGCTGGGTGGTCAGGTGTTCGAGGCCACCGGCAACTACGACTGGGTCTGGTACATCGACATCGTGCTCGCGGTGGGCGCGGCACTCATCCACCTGCCGATCCGCGAAGCGGTGGTGGTGTGGCCCCGGCCTGCCTGA
- a CDS encoding MarR family winged helix-turn-helix transcriptional regulator: protein MSTDTHASPSTSAPSPVGCTNFKLRQLTRRVTQHYDQHLSGSGLKITQYSLLAHVDKLGPVAPGELARRMDMGASTLTRNLQPLVAAGWIEMGEGVDARSRLVHITEAGRELRRQAQRRWKVAQLALNEKLGVAQVAALHDLLDQGLAAFHLEDDHED, encoded by the coding sequence ATGAGCACTGACACCCATGCGTCACCGTCCACTTCGGCCCCGAGTCCGGTGGGTTGTACCAACTTCAAGCTGCGCCAGCTCACCCGGCGCGTGACCCAGCACTACGACCAGCACCTGAGCGGGTCGGGGCTGAAGATCACGCAGTACTCCTTGCTGGCGCACGTGGACAAGCTCGGCCCGGTGGCGCCCGGCGAACTGGCGCGGCGCATGGACATGGGCGCTTCCACCCTCACGCGCAACCTGCAGCCGCTGGTGGCGGCCGGCTGGATTGAGATGGGCGAGGGAGTGGACGCGCGCAGCCGCCTGGTGCACATCACCGAGGCCGGGCGCGAACTGCGGCGCCAGGCGCAGCGCCGCTGGAAGGTGGCGCAGCTCGCGCTCAACGAGAAACTCGGTGTGGCCCAGGTGGCCGCGCTGCACGACCTGCTCGATCAAGGGCTGGCCGCGTTCCATCTGGAGGACGACCATGAAGACTGA
- a CDS encoding PaaI family thioesterase has translation MTTEETQALWMQQYDAIVERMKNGAGVGLANPADIAGLTGLQQMQAMLDGQLPYPHIAHTLDFSLVEVGEGRAVFQGQPQLKHYNPLGSVHGGWYATLLDSALGCAVHTTLPVGRGYTTAELGVNIVRAASHKSGPLRAIGTVLHAGRQLATAEARIVGADGKLYAHATTTCLVFEAPAR, from the coding sequence ATGACCACGGAAGAAACCCAGGCACTCTGGATGCAGCAGTACGACGCCATCGTCGAGCGCATGAAAAACGGCGCCGGCGTGGGCCTGGCCAACCCGGCCGACATCGCGGGGCTCACCGGTCTGCAGCAGATGCAGGCCATGCTCGACGGCCAACTGCCTTACCCGCACATTGCCCACACGCTGGACTTTTCACTGGTCGAGGTGGGCGAAGGCCGCGCGGTGTTCCAGGGTCAGCCCCAGCTCAAGCACTACAACCCGCTGGGCAGCGTGCACGGTGGCTGGTACGCCACCCTGCTCGACTCGGCGCTGGGCTGCGCGGTGCACACCACGCTGCCGGTGGGCCGCGGCTACACCACGGCCGAACTGGGGGTGAACATCGTGCGCGCCGCGTCCCACAAGAGCGGTCCGCTGCGCGCCATCGGCACCGTGTTGCACGCGGGTCGCCAGTTGGCCACCGCCGAGGCCCGCATCGTCGGCGCCGATGGCAAGCTCTACGCCCACGCCACCACGACCTGCCTGGTGTTCGAAGCGCCGGCGCGCTGA
- a CDS encoding OmpA family protein — MSSQDNEVEYRVVAVLLVAVIVLVTGFAVGLGIHKSRGGTPTTQMAAPAAAPAAPAVAAASSDDASVVVENGVVKFYFASGKADLASGALVALGDAIAAAKAGKRLVLSGFHDATGDPAFNAELAKKRALAVRDALVGAGVAESSLELKKPEQTTGTGNDAEARRVEVMIAG; from the coding sequence ATGTCTTCCCAAGATAACGAAGTTGAGTACCGCGTGGTCGCGGTGCTGCTGGTGGCGGTGATTGTGCTGGTGACCGGCTTCGCCGTGGGCCTGGGCATCCACAAATCCCGTGGTGGCACGCCCACCACCCAGATGGCCGCACCGGCCGCCGCACCCGCGGCTCCCGCCGTGGCCGCCGCATCCAGCGACGACGCCAGCGTGGTGGTGGAAAACGGCGTGGTGAAGTTCTACTTTGCCTCCGGCAAGGCCGACCTGGCTTCGGGCGCGCTGGTGGCGCTCGGAGACGCGATCGCGGCGGCCAAGGCTGGCAAACGCCTGGTGCTCTCGGGTTTTCACGACGCCACCGGTGACCCTGCCTTCAACGCCGAGCTCGCCAAGAAGCGTGCGCTGGCGGTACGCGATGCGCTGGTGGGTGCCGGCGTGGCCGAGAGCAGCTTGGAGCTCAAGAAACCCGAGCAGACCACCGGCACCGGCAACGACGCCGAAGCCCGCCGCGTGGAGGTGATGATCGCCGGCTGA
- a CDS encoding gamma-glutamylcyclotransferase, with the protein MAPSSRPPRTVRPTTWDPAQRNGVQMMADTLAQWRSLGPRPDLWVFAYASLVWRPEFTAAEQRLARVHGHHRCLEMWSRVNRGTFECPGLVFALMPGGSCTGLALRVPHDEVETLMPLLWAREMPNPVYDPKWLTCQTDRGPVHALAFTLSRRSPSHTGTLSEERYRDIFSRSCGRYGTTLDYARQTFHGLLHHGIHDRALGKLLQLVDGTD; encoded by the coding sequence ATGGCCCCCTCCTCCAGACCGCCCCGCACCGTGCGCCCCACCACCTGGGACCCGGCCCAGCGCAACGGCGTGCAGATGATGGCCGACACGCTGGCGCAGTGGAGGTCCCTTGGCCCACGCCCCGACCTCTGGGTGTTCGCCTACGCCTCGCTGGTGTGGCGCCCCGAGTTCACGGCCGCCGAGCAGCGCCTGGCGCGCGTGCATGGCCACCACCGCTGTCTCGAGATGTGGAGCCGCGTCAACCGGGGCACCTTCGAATGCCCCGGGCTCGTGTTCGCGCTCATGCCCGGCGGCAGCTGCACGGGTCTCGCGCTGCGGGTGCCGCACGACGAGGTGGAAACGCTGATGCCGCTGCTGTGGGCGCGCGAAATGCCCAACCCGGTCTACGATCCCAAATGGCTGACCTGCCAGACCGACCGGGGCCCCGTGCATGCACTGGCGTTCACGCTGTCGCGCCGCAGCCCCAGCCACACCGGCACGCTGAGCGAGGAGCGTTACCGCGACATCTTCAGCCGATCCTGCGGGCGCTACGGCACCACACTCGACTACGCGCGCCAGACCTTCCACGGCCTGCTGCACCACGGCATCCACGACCGCGCGCTGGGCAAGCTGCTGCAACTGGTCGACGGCACGGATTGA
- the pdxH gene encoding pyridoxamine 5'-phosphate oxidase — protein MNIADLRKSYEKAELSESASNANPLMQFSKWLEEAISSEVPEPNAMTVATVGSDLRPSTRVVLIKGYDERGIVWYTNYASRKGQELAGNPFAALQFHWVELERVVRIEGVVEKVSDAESDEYFHSRPLDSRIGAWASPQSQVIEGRTVLVTNAAKYGAQFLLQPPRPPHWGGYRLKPERWEFWQGRKSRLHDRLRYTAQADGGWLRERLAP, from the coding sequence ATGAACATCGCCGACCTGCGCAAGAGCTATGAGAAGGCCGAACTCAGCGAGTCCGCCTCCAACGCCAACCCCCTCATGCAGTTCTCGAAATGGCTGGAAGAAGCCATCAGCAGCGAGGTGCCCGAGCCCAACGCCATGACCGTGGCCACGGTGGGCTCAGACCTGCGGCCCAGCACCCGCGTGGTGCTGATCAAGGGCTATGACGAGCGCGGCATCGTCTGGTACACCAACTACGCCAGCCGCAAGGGCCAGGAACTCGCCGGCAACCCGTTCGCAGCACTCCAGTTCCACTGGGTGGAGCTCGAGCGTGTGGTGCGCATCGAAGGCGTGGTGGAAAAGGTGAGCGATGCCGAGAGCGACGAATACTTCCACAGCCGCCCGCTCGACAGCCGCATCGGCGCCTGGGCCAGCCCGCAAAGCCAGGTGATCGAAGGCCGCACCGTGCTGGTGACCAATGCTGCGAAGTACGGCGCGCAGTTCCTGCTGCAACCGCCCCGCCCGCCGCATTGGGGTGGCTACCGCCTCAAGCCGGAGCGCTGGGAGTTCTGGCAGGGCCGCAAGAGCCGCCTGCACGACCGGCTGCGTTACACCGCGCAGGCCGACGGTGGCTGGCTGCGCGAGCGCCTGGCGCCCTAG
- the folK gene encoding 2-amino-4-hydroxy-6-hydroxymethyldihydropteridine diphosphokinase codes for MDRSDVTAFVALGANLGHAAQALRGALEALNETPGIRVVRASSLYRTAPIQSTGPDYVNAVAEVSTSLNAMALLDALQAIEHHAGRERPYRNAPRTLDLDLLLFGEARIDSPRLTVPHPRMRQRAFVLVPLAEIAPSQVSAAQSSAVADQAIEKL; via the coding sequence GTGGACCGTTCTGACGTCACGGCCTTCGTCGCGCTGGGTGCCAACCTGGGCCATGCCGCGCAGGCCCTGCGCGGTGCCTTGGAAGCTTTGAACGAGACGCCCGGCATCCGTGTGGTGCGGGCATCCAGCCTGTACCGCACCGCACCGATCCAGTCCACGGGGCCCGACTACGTCAACGCCGTGGCCGAGGTCTCGACCAGCCTCAACGCAATGGCCCTGCTGGACGCCCTGCAGGCCATCGAACACCATGCAGGCCGCGAACGCCCCTACCGCAACGCGCCGCGCACGCTCGATCTGGACCTGTTGCTGTTTGGCGAGGCGCGCATCGACTCACCGCGTTTGACGGTCCCTCACCCGCGCATGCGGCAGCGCGCGTTTGTATTGGTGCCACTGGCCGAGATTGCGCCGTCGCAGGTCAGCGCCGCGCAGTCCAGCGCGGTAGCCGATCAGGCAATCGAAAAACTCTAG
- the pcnB gene encoding polynucleotide adenylyltransferase PcnB, which yields MIKKFIDRLLGKSPAAPARRASPFGKREDVPVSVHGIDPKLVDQRALDVVHTLKQAGFDAYIVGGAVRDLLLGLRPKDFDVATSATPEQVKGLFRRAFIIGRRFRIVHVIYGRGREHEMIEVSTFRAYLDSADAEQVAGNERTSKGELAGMKHAVDASGRVLRDNVWGPIEHDAARRDFSINAMYYDPESQTVVDFHHGIRDAKKKTLRMIGDAATRYREDPVRIIRAVRFAAKLSGLGFTFDAKTLEPLASSRKLLLDVPQSRLFDEMLKLLQTGHALASVAQLKAVGLDTGIYPLLDVVVQRADDEFVKLALQDTDRRVGEGKPVAPSFLLACVLWADVRKGWSQRLNARPGQRPPPPFAALQDAVDEAFDARIGDVSGRGKLGADMREIWMMQPRFDKRVGTSPFSLVDQARFRAGFDFLRLRAQVGEVEEELAHWWETFSMASDDMREDMVDAQRRDNLAKPGAGKARRVKRSDDDHPANAGASTEALAPDPRFRAVDAGGDERDDDLAGESDDGAESAAPTDGSAPAKKRRRRRRKPGGTAASGEPGPV from the coding sequence ATGATCAAGAAATTCATTGACAGGCTGCTCGGCAAATCGCCGGCGGCGCCCGCGCGCCGCGCCAGCCCTTTCGGCAAACGCGAAGACGTGCCGGTCTCGGTGCACGGCATTGACCCCAAGCTGGTCGACCAGCGTGCGCTCGACGTGGTGCACACCCTCAAACAAGCCGGTTTCGACGCCTACATCGTGGGCGGCGCGGTGCGCGACCTGCTGCTGGGCCTGCGACCGAAAGACTTCGACGTGGCCACCAGCGCCACGCCCGAGCAGGTCAAGGGCCTGTTCCGCCGCGCTTTCATCATCGGCCGGCGCTTTCGAATCGTGCACGTGATCTACGGCCGCGGCCGTGAACACGAAATGATCGAGGTCTCGACCTTCCGCGCCTACCTGGACAGCGCCGACGCCGAGCAGGTGGCGGGCAACGAGCGCACCAGCAAGGGCGAACTCGCCGGCATGAAACACGCGGTGGACGCCAGCGGGCGCGTGCTGCGCGACAACGTGTGGGGCCCGATCGAGCACGACGCCGCGCGCCGGGACTTCAGCATCAACGCCATGTACTACGACCCCGAGTCGCAGACCGTGGTCGATTTCCACCACGGCATCCGCGACGCGAAAAAGAAGACGCTGCGCATGATCGGTGATGCCGCCACGCGTTACCGCGAAGACCCGGTGCGCATCATCCGCGCCGTGCGTTTTGCGGCCAAGCTCAGTGGCCTGGGATTCACGTTTGATGCCAAGACGCTGGAGCCGCTGGCGTCCTCGCGCAAGCTGCTGCTGGACGTGCCGCAAAGCCGCCTGTTCGACGAAATGCTCAAGCTGCTGCAGACCGGTCACGCGCTGGCCAGCGTGGCGCAGCTCAAGGCCGTGGGCCTGGACACCGGCATCTACCCGCTGCTCGACGTGGTGGTGCAGCGCGCCGACGACGAATTTGTGAAGCTCGCCCTGCAGGACACCGACCGCCGTGTGGGCGAAGGCAAGCCGGTGGCGCCGAGTTTCCTGCTCGCCTGCGTGTTGTGGGCCGACGTGCGCAAGGGATGGAGCCAGCGCCTGAACGCCCGCCCGGGCCAACGCCCGCCGCCCCCGTTCGCGGCCCTGCAGGACGCGGTGGACGAAGCCTTCGATGCGCGCATCGGCGATGTGTCGGGCCGCGGCAAGCTCGGCGCCGACATGCGCGAGATCTGGATGATGCAGCCCCGCTTCGACAAGCGCGTGGGCACCTCTCCGTTCAGCCTGGTGGACCAGGCGCGCTTTCGCGCCGGCTTCGACTTCCTGCGCCTGCGCGCGCAGGTGGGCGAAGTGGAAGAAGAGCTGGCCCATTGGTGGGAAACCTTCAGCATGGCCAGCGACGACATGCGCGAAGACATGGTGGACGCACAGCGCCGCGACAACCTGGCCAAGCCCGGTGCCGGCAAGGCACGGCGCGTGAAGCGCAGCGACGACGACCATCCGGCGAACGCCGGCGCGTCGACCGAAGCACTCGCCCCCGATCCCCGTTTTCGCGCGGTTGATGCCGGTGGAGACGAGCGGGATGACGATCTCGCTGGCGAATCCGATGACGGTGCCGAATCCGCTGCACCCACCGACGGCTCGGCCCCGGCCAAGAAACGCCGCCGTCGCCGCCGCAAACCCGGTGGCACCGCCGCCAGTGGTGAGCCGGGACCGGTCTGA
- a CDS encoding HAD family hydrolase encodes MRLALFDLDHTLIPFDSDYAWGEFTVKLGWRDGDSFSKANDGFYADYKAGTLDIHRYVRFAIEAVRERGLKTAREAHARFMAEVVLPSLKDTALSLVRAHQAAGDTVVIVTATNEFVTRPIAKAFGVDELIAIDLATDERGEPTGEIRGTPSFREGKVARVEQWLAARGLAWAGVQHSIFYSDSMNDMPLLEKVHEPVATNPDARLQAIAQERGWRILNLFE; translated from the coding sequence ATGAGACTGGCCCTGTTTGACCTTGACCACACCCTGATCCCGTTCGATTCCGACTACGCCTGGGGCGAATTCACCGTGAAACTGGGCTGGCGCGATGGCGACAGCTTCTCCAAAGCCAACGACGGCTTCTACGCCGACTACAAGGCCGGCACGCTGGACATCCACCGCTATGTGCGCTTTGCCATCGAGGCGGTGCGCGAGCGTGGCCTGAAAACCGCGCGCGAGGCCCACGCGCGTTTCATGGCCGAGGTGGTGCTGCCTTCGCTCAAGGACACTGCGCTGTCGCTGGTGCGCGCCCACCAGGCTGCGGGCGACACGGTGGTGATCGTCACCGCCACCAACGAATTTGTCACGCGCCCGATCGCCAAGGCGTTTGGTGTGGACGAGCTGATCGCCATCGACCTGGCCACCGATGAGCGCGGCGAGCCCACGGGTGAAATCCGGGGCACGCCGTCGTTTCGCGAGGGCAAGGTCGCCCGTGTGGAACAATGGCTGGCCGCGCGTGGCCTGGCATGGGCCGGCGTGCAGCACAGCATCTTCTACAGCGACTCCATGAACGACATGCCGCTGCTGGAAAAAGTGCATGAGCCCGTGGCCACCAACCCGGACGCCCGGCTCCAAGCCATTGCCCAGGAACGGGGCTGGCGCATATTGAACCTATTCGAATGA